The following proteins come from a genomic window of Athalia rosae chromosome 1, iyAthRosa1.1, whole genome shotgun sequence:
- the LOC105687009 gene encoding ejaculatory bulb-specific protein 3-like codes for MTLQLLKVFLVCSVIGCTMIANSQGNVVPAQSRVSDDQLEVALSDKRYLMRQLKCALGEATCDPVGRRLKSLAPLVLRGSCPQCSPQETRQIQKVLSHIQRNFPREWSKVVQQYAGV; via the exons ATGACTCTGCAGCTACTAAAG GTATTCCTTGTCTGTTCGGTAATCGGTTGTACGATGATAGCAAACTCCCAAGGGAATGTTGTACCCGCACAATCGAGGGTTTCAGATGATCAACTTGAGGTCGCTTTAAGTGACAAACGTTATCTCATGAGACAATTGAAATGTGCTCTGGGCGAAGCAACGTGCGACCCAGTAGGACGTCGATTGAAAA gTCTGGCACCACTTGTACTACGCGGTTCATGTCCGCAGTGTAGCCCCCAAGAAACTAGGCAAATTCAAAAAGTTCTTTCTCATATCCAAAGAAACTTCCCAAGGGAGTGGTCCAAAGTAGTCCAGCAATACGCTGGTGTCTAA